The genomic region GCCAGGCCGAGCTGAAGGCGCTGACCCGCAAGTACGCCGCCGACGTCGACGGCGTGATCGCCTGGGCCGCCGACGCCCGTTCGCGGCTGGACGGCCTCGACACCTCCGAGGACGCACTGGCCGGCCTCGCCAAGCGCCGTGACGAGCTGGCCGTCGAACTCGCCGCGCTGGCCACCCAGGTCACCGCCGCTCGCACCGAGGCCGCCCTGGAGCTCGGCAAGGCCGTCACCGAGGAGCTCGACGGCCTCGCCATGCCGCACGCCTCGGTCGAACTGGGTGTCCGCCCCCGCCACGCCGAGTCGGGCGACCCGCAGGCCCTGCCGGTGGGCCGCTCCATCCTGCACGCCGGCTCCTCGGGCGTCGACGAGGTGGAACTGCGCCTGATCTCGCACCCCGGCGCCCCCGCCCTCCCGGTCCACAAGGGCGCCTCCGGCGGCGAGCTCTCCCGCGTGATGCTGGCGCTCGAGGTGGTCCTGTCCCACTCCGACCCGGTCCCCACCCTCGTCTTCGACGAGGTCGACGCGGGCGTCGGCGGCCGCGCGGCCGTCGAGGTCGGCCGCCGCCTGGCCCGCCTGGCCCGCTCGCACCAGGTCATCGTGGTGACGCACCTCCCGCAGGTGGCCGCGTTCGCCGACCGCCACCTGGTGGTCGACAAGTCGGCCGACGGCCGCTTCACCCGGTCCGCGGTCCGCAAGCTCGACGAGACCCAGCGCGTGGTGGAGCTCGCACGCATGCTCGCCGGCATGGACTCGACCGACACGGGGCGGGCGCACGCGGAGGAGCTGCTGGCGGCGGCGAAGGCGGACAAGACGGCGGCGCCGGTGGTGAGGCGGAGGAAGAAGAAGGGCTGACGGCGGCCGCTCGCGGGTGGGCGGCGGGCTCGGGTGGCGCTGGGGAGCGGTGGCTCGACTGGCTGTGGTCAGCGGCTGTGGCTCGGCTGCGGTGGCTGGCGGTCATGGGTGGCTGCGGCTGCTGGCGGTCGTGGCAGCTCGGGCGACTGGGCTCGGGCGCTGGGCTGGGCGCCTGCGGTAATCGGCGTCTGCGGTAATCGGCGTCTGCGGGTCGGCTGCGGCTCTGATACTGCGGTTGGCTCCGCTACGGCGACTTGGGTGCGGCGGCTGGCGGTGACGGCCGGGTGGCCCGCTGCAGCGGCGGTTCTGATGCTGGGCCTGCCGCGCAAAACTTCCCGTCGGCTGTCGCAACCTGCCGCGCAGAGCTTCCTGTCGGCTGCCCCGACGCTTCCACGCCCTCCGGCACGGCTCGTCCGCCGGGCCCTTCCACCACCCCGCCACCTGCGCCGTCCGCCCGACTCCTCCGCGCCCAACCCCCGCCAGCCGGGCATGATGGTGGGAACGTGACCGATGCCCGGTCAGCGGACGCACACGGTGGTGCGGTGGAAGGTGGACCGGACTTGTGACCACGCGCCGGGTGTTCGGGGCGGTGCTGGTGTTCGTCGCGGCCGGGTTGGCGGTGGCGGCGACGTTTCTGGTCGCGTTCTCGGTGGAGACGCAGTTCGCGAACCGGAGGTTGCGGTTCGAGGCGACGACGTGGGGGGTGGAGCACGACGACTTCCGCGGGTCGTTGATGTTGGCGCCGATCGACTACGGGTGGCCGGCGATCGTGGCGGCGGGGGTGATGGCGGTGTCGGCGGTGGTGGCGTTCCGGCAGCCGGTGGCGCGGTTGGGGTCGTTGCTCGGGGCCGGGGTGCTGGTGGGGCTGGCCTGGTTGTCGCTCAACCAGGTGCAGCAGGCGGTTGAGCAGTTGGAGGAGCTCAACGTGCCGGTGCCGCTGGAGGTTGTGCGGGGCAACGGGGTGACGGTGTTGCTGGTCGCGGCGGGGGTGGGGGTGGTGGCGGCGTTGTTGCACCAGGAGCTTTCGTGGCAGCGGCCGGTGGAGCGGACCGGTGGTGTGGTGATCCACCAGATCGAGGGGAACGACGAGGAAACGCCGCCCTACGGGTTTCCGGTGGTGGTGGAGCCGAAGAATGGGTGAGCGGGTGAAGGTCGGACGCCGGCGGGTCGGCGCGGTGCTGCTCGTCGTCGCGGGGGTGCTGGCGGCGGTGGCGAGTTTTCAGCGGATGTACGAGCTGGCGTTCCAGGCGCCTGGGCGGCAGGAGGGGTACTCGTCGTCGTTGACGATCATCGACGTGGAGACCGGTGAGGTGCACGCTCCCCTGGACGACAACGGCTGGCTGCTGATCGCGGTCGCCGTCCTGCTCGTCGTGAGCGGACTGGTGTTGCTGCGCAACAGGACCGTCGCGAAGGCGTTGTCGATGGCGGCCGCCGGGGCCATCACCGGGATCCTGCTGTCGTACCTGCTGATGGTGCGCCGCATCGGACAGCCGGCCACCGGCCTGAGCAGCATCGACGTCGTCGTCGAGTACCGGGCCGGCATCTACCTCTGGGCCGCGGCCGCGGTGGCCGCGATCGCCGGGGCCGTGGTCGCGCAGCTGCAAGAGCGGGCGCCGGAGAAGGACGTGTTGATCCACGAGTTCACCGACGACGACACGCCGCCGTTCGGGATCGCGGTCCCGGTCGTGCTGGAGCCGAAGCGTGAGTAGGAAGGTCGCGGCGGGAGTCGTGCTGCTGGGCGGCCTGCTCGCGGTCGTCAGCAGCTTGCTGGACATGCGCGTCGCGGTGCACGACGACCGGGACTTCGACCGCAGGTACGTCACGACGCTGTTCGGGACGAAGTCGGAGGCTTCCGGGCTGCCGTACGTGGAAGGGTTGTACAACCAGGGTTTCGCCGTCCTGCTCACGGTCGCGGTCATGGTGGTCGCGGCGGTGCTCGCGGGACGGGGCGTGCGGGCCGCGCGGGTGGCGACGCTGGCCGCGGCCAGCGTGTTCGCCGGGGTCGTGGTGGCGTTCGTGGTCAGCGCGCTGCACGAGGAGGAGCTGATCAAGGCTTACGCGGCGCTGTCGTCGTTCCGGTACGAGGTCACCTACCTGCCGGGGACGTACCTGCTGGTCCTGGCCGCCGTGGTCGGGCTGGTCGGCGCGGTCCTGGTGCACCGGGCACCTGCGCGGCACCCTGCCGCGCAGCCGGAGGAAGCCGTTGTGGTGCACCAGTTCACGGACGACGACACGCCTCCGTTCGGGATCGCGATGCCGAACGTGGAGCGCCGCGGTGGTTGACCGCCGACTGGCCGCGGGACTCGTGGTGCTGGGTGCGGCGCTGACCGCCGTCGCGAGCCTCAACGACCTCTACACCAGCGGCCACGAAGGCCCGGCGCCGTTCGCCACGCAGACGGTCTCCCTGTGGGGAGCCAAATCGGACGCCGTCGGTGACCCGGACGTCACCACCGTGATGAACGCCGGAGTGCCCGTGTTGCTCGCCGCCGCCGTCATGGTCGTGGCCGCCGTGCTGACGCTGGTGCCCGCCCCGAGGACCATCGGGACCGCCCGCACCACCACGATGATCGCCGCGGGCGGGCTCGTCGGGCTCGTGCTGGCGTTCGTGGTCGGCGTGCTGCACGAGGAGGAGCTGATGAGCTCCGCCTACGACATGCCGGGCCACACGTACCGGATGTCGTACCTGCCGGGGTTGTACCTGTTGGCCGCGGGTGGGCTCGTCGGGCTGATCGGTGCCGTGCTGGTACAACGGCGGCAACCCACCGACGACGACCACACACCACCGTCCGGGACCGCGGTCCCGGCCGAGGCAGGAGAGCACCAGCGTGACTGATCGGGGGAAGCCGGCCGCAGTGCTCCTCGTGCTGGGCGGCGTGCTGGCGGCGGTGAGCACCCAGCTGTCCACGTACACGGTGCTGCACCGGGCGCAGGAGGTCTTCGCGTTCGGCGGCACGCTGTGGCGCACCTCGGCGGCGCCGACGACGGGGCGCGACCTGAACCCGTTGCTCAGCGTCGGCACGTGGGTCGTGATCACCGTCGTGGTGATGGTGGTGGCCGGTCTGCTCGCGCTGCGCCGCGACCGGGTGGCGCCGACCGCCCGCGTGGTGGTGCTGGTCGCGGCGGCCGCGTTCCTCGGGGTCGTCACGGCCTACGCGGTCGGGGTGCTGCGCGAGGAGGAGATGATCAACGCGTACGAGCAGGCCTCGTCGGTCCCGTACGTCTACCGCCTCGATCCCGGTCTCTACCTGCTCTTCGCGGCCGCCGTGGTGGGGCTCGCCGGCGCGGTGCTCGCCCAGCGGCCACGACCGGCGGTGGCAGAGCCGGACGAGGACGCCGTGGTGGTGCACCAGTTGGTCGACGACGACACGCCGCCGTTCGGGATCGCGATGCCGGTCGCAGAGGAGCCGCGACGTGACTGACCGCAGGATCGCCGCCGGGGTCGTGCTGCTCGGCGGAGTGCTCGCCGGCGCCGGCTCTCTGCTGGACCTGTTCGTCACGCGCTTCGGCGGTTCGCCGCCGGCCAGCCAGTTCGTGTCGCTGTGGAGCACGCGGACGGACCAGCCGGGGCGCCTGGAGGTCGACGGCGTGATGGACGCCGGGTGGCCCGTGGTGGCCGCCACCGCGGTGATGGTGGTGGCCGCGCTGCTGACGCTGACCAGGCTCGCCGGTGCCGCGCGCATCGCGACGGTCGTCGGCGCCGGTGCCCTGCTCGGCGTCGTGCTGGTGTTCATGCTCGACGTCTGGTTCCGGGAGAGGCTGCTGGAGGAGTTCACCAGCGACCAGGAGGTCACGCTCACGCTGACGTACCTGCCCGGCCTGTACCTGCTTCTCGCCGGAACGCTGGTCGGGCTGGCCGGCGCGGTCCTGGTGCAACGGCACCCGGTCGAGCCGGTGGTGAGCGACGACGTTCCCGCGGAGGGCGTCGAGACGCCCGTGGAGCCGAAAGGTGACTGACCGCGGGAGGGTCGCGGCACTGCTGGTGGTCGTGAGCGCGGTGCTGACCGGCGTCAGCAGCACGCTGGACATGTACACCGAGGTCCAGCCCACGACGAGCGAGAGCATCACCAACACCACCTCGTTGTGGGGTTTTCGCTCGACGATGCCGGGTTTTCTCCACACGGACACCGTGCTCGACGACGGCCTGCCGATCGTCGTCGTGGTGGCGCTCATGGTGGTGGCGGCGGTGTTCACGGTGCGCAACGGCAGGACCGCCTCCGTCGCACGGTCGGCGTTGCTCGTCCTCGCCGGGCTGTTCGCCGGTCTCGTGCTCGCCTTCGCGGTCGGTGCGCTGGCCCGAGCCGAGATTGCGCGGGCCTTTCCGGAGTCTCCGGCGTGGAAGTACGAAATGGAGTTCCTGCCCGGTTTCCACCTGCTGGTGGCCGCCGCGGTCATCGGGCTCGCGGGTGCGGTGCTGGCCCAACGCGCACAACCGGCGGCAGGCGAGCTGGAGGAGGAGACGGCGGTGGTCGTGCACCAGCTCGCGGACGACGACACACCGCCGTTCGGGATCAAGATCGGACGACAGGAGGCGCGGTGATCGGACGACCGACGGCGATCGCGTTGATCGCGGTGGGCGTGGTGCTGACGGCGGGTGCGATGGTGCTGCCGTGGTACTCGACCGCCTACGCCGGCAACGTCGAGGTGGTCGTCCGGGCCTGGGGCACGGAGGTCCTCAACAAGCCCGGCGACTGGCCCGCAGGCGAGCTCTCGCCCTGGTACGGGATCCCGATCGCGGCCACGGTCGCGTTGCTCCTCGCCGGGCTGAGGGTGCGGTGGGCGGCGCTCGCGGGTGCGGTGGCGCAGGCCGGGGCGACCGCGGTCGTGGCGGCGCTGGTCGTGTCGGAACGCGGGCACGCCGTCGACCAGCAGGGCGACTTCGCGCTCGGTTACGGACTGGTGTTCCTGGCGGTCGGCACGGTCATCGCGCTGGTCGGAGCTGTTGCGGCACAACGGGAGGCGGCGTGAGGAAGCTCATCAGGACCGGGCTAGTGGTGGTCGCGGCCGCGGCGGCGGTCGTGGCGACGTTCCTGCCGCTGTCCGAGCTCAGGATCCGCCTCGCCCCCGACCAGCCGCAGACGGAGTTCGTCACGACCGGCTGGCGCACGCACTTCGGCGACACGGTCGACCCGCACGGGCCGATGTTCGGCATTCCGGTCGCGGTCGCCGCGCTCGTGCTCCTCGCGGGGGTCTTCCTGAGGAAGCTCACCTTCGCCGGAGCCGCCGCGCTCGCCGGAACAACGGGAATGTTGTTCGTGTACTTGGTGAACGCCATCAGCTTCCACAAATCGGGCAACATCACCATCGACCCGGCGCTGGAAGCGGGCTTCGGCACCGGGATCTGGGTGCTGCTGGCCGCGGTCGTGATCGCGTTCGCCGCCGTCGTGGTTCACCCCGACGACTGACCAGCAGGAATCGCCCGGCGTGCCTCACCTGTCCCATGAGCAGCGTGAGCCACTATCGGCGCATGAAGCTTTCCGGGTTGCTCAACCGCACCAACCACGAACTTCCCGGTGTCACCGGTGTCGCGCGCGTGGACCGGCGCGTCAGCGACCTGGTGCGGCGGGTCAGCCCCGGTGACGTGGCCGTGTTCGACCTGGTCGACCTCGACCGGCGCACCGCGGAGGCCCTCGTCGCCGCCGAGGTGGTCGGGGTCGTGAACGCCTCGCCGTCCATTTCCGGCCGCTTTCCCAACCTCGGCCCGGAACTGCTGATCGAGGCGGGCATCCCGCTCATCGACAACGTCGGCGCCACCGCGTTGCGCGAGATCAGGGAGGGCGCGAAGATCCGCCTGCACGAAGGCGTCGTGTACGCGGGCGAACGCGAGCTCGCGCAGGGGATCGAGCAGAACGCGGAAAGCATCGCCGACGCCATGATCGAGGCGAAAGCCGGCATGTCGGCGCAGCTGGAGGCGTTCTCCGCCAACACCATCGAGTTCCTGCGCCGGGAACGCGCGCTCGTGCTCGACGGCGTCGGCGTGCCCGAGGTGTACGTGCCGATGCGCGACCGGCAGGTGCTCGTCGTCGCGGGCGGCCCGTCGCACGCCGAGGAGCTGCGCAAGCTCAAGAAGTACATCCGCGAGTACCGGCCGGTGCTGATCGGGGTCGACACCGGCGCGGACACGCTGCTCGACGCCGGTCTCAAGCCGGACATCGTCGTCGGCGACCCCGACGGCATCGGCACCGCGTCACTGCGCGCGGCCACCGAGGTGGTCGTGCCGGCGCAGACCGACGGCCACGCGCCCGGCCTGCAACGCATCCAGGACCTCGGCATCGGCGCGGTGACCTTCCCCGCGTCCGGCAACGCGGAAGACCTCGCGTTGCTGCTCGCCGAAGCACACGGCGCGTCCCTCGTCGTCACGGTCGGGCTGCGCGCGACGCTGCGCGAGTTCCTCGACCGGGGGCACTCCGGTTCCAACCCCTCCACGTTCCTCACCCGGCTGAAGCTCGGCAGCAAGCTCGTCGACGGGGAGGCCGTCGCGACCCTGCACCGGAGCCGGGTCTCGCTGGGCGTGATCGTCCTGCTGGTGGCCGCCGCGATCGCCGCCATGGCCGCGGCGCTGGCGGTGTCCGGTGTGGGTCACGTCTACGTCGACATCGTGGTCGACGGCTGGCAATCCGTCGTCAACTGGTTCAAGGGGATCTTCTCGTGATCACGCTGCGATACCACATAGTCTCGATCACCGCGGTGTTCCTCGCCCTCGCGGTGGGCGTCGTGCTCGGGTCCACCGCGATCAGCGGCAGGCTGCTGTCCGGGCTGAGCGACGAGAAGAACTCGTTGGCACAGCAGGTGAGCGACCTGCAGAACGACCGCAACGCGTTGGACGCCAAGCTGACCGAGGCGGACAAGTTCGCCGCGTCGGTCGGCCCGCTCGCGGTGAAGGACCGGCTGAAGGACCGCACGGTCGTGCTGGTGACCACCTCGGACGCCCGACCGGCCGACCGCGACGCCCTCTCCGGCCTGCTGAAGTCCGCCGGTGCCGGCGTCACCGGCGAGATCCAGCTGACCGACGCGTTCGCCGACCCGTCCCGCGGCGACCAGCTCCGCGAGCTCGTCGCCCGCCTGCAGCCCGCCGGCTCGCAGCTGCCGACCGCCGCCGACCCCGGCACCCGCGCCGGTGGCCTGTTCGGCGCGTTGCTGCTGCTCAACCCCACCACCAACCAGCCGCAGGCCACCGCGGAGGAGTCCGCGTCCGCGCTCGCCGGGCTCTCCAACGCCGGTTTCGTGAAGGCCACCTCCGGCCTGAAGCCCGCGCAGCTCGCGGTCGTGCTCACCGGCGGCGCCGCCATCGGTGACTCGGCCGCCGACCGGGCCTCGACGATCGCCCGGTTCGCCACCCAGCTCGACCGCTCCGGCGCGGGCGTGGTCCTGGCCGGCTCCACCGGGTCCGCGAACGGCACCGGCGCGATCGGCGTGGTGCGGGCGGACACGAACGCGACGTCCGTCCTGTCCAGCGTGGACAACTCCGACACCTCGGCCGGCCAGGTCGTCGTGGTGCTCGCACTGAACGAACAGCTCGAAGGCCGCTCCGGCCGGTACGGCGTGGCGGGCAACGCGGAAGCTTCGTCGCCGGGTACCGCCAGTTAGTACTCGGTCGTCCAGTCGCCGGGCAGCACCGTCATCAGCTCCTCCATCGCGGCGGGCGTGCGGGCGCGGGCCCACAGCCACTGCCGGTCGTCCTCGCGGATGAGCACGTCGTCGGTGCCGAACCACCGCGAGTTCGGGCTGTGCAGCGGCAACGGCCGGAACTGGCTCTCCAGCAGGGAGATGTCCGCCTCGGACATCTCCCTGTCGGCCGTCGCGGCCCCGTCGCGGAACAGGGCCTCGGACAGCACCAGCTCCACGCACGCCTGCGACAGCCGCGGCAGCCAGGGGTCCCAGGTCTCCTCGGACTTGTCGACCAGGTCGAGCTTGATCAGCACCGCCGGGTCCTCGTCCCGCGCGGTCGTGCCCCAGGCGGCCACCCAGTGGTTCTCGTCGCGGAACACCAGCACGTCGCCCTCCATCCGCAGCTCGGCGGGCAGCAGCAGCCGGTCCTGGTTGCTGGTCAGGTCGGGGCGCTTGCCGAACAACGCGTAGGCCTCGCGCAACGCCGCCGGGATCCGCACGCCCAGCCTCGCCTCCGCGGCGTCGAGGTCCGCGTTGCTCCAGCCGTCCTGCGCCTCGATCGGCTCGGCCCACCAGGCCGCGAACCCTTCGATGAACCGCCACGCGGCCGCGCGGTTCAACACCGCCCTGGCCGCCGCTCCCACCACGTCGAAGGTCACGGCCCCACGATTCCTGATCGCGCGCCGTGCCGCCCGTAGTTCGGGAAATCCCGTACTGCGGCGGACTACGGTTTTCCGCCATGACCGGAACAGGTGCCGCCTACGACGCCGTCGCGAGCCTCTACGCCGAGCTGTTCAGCGATGTGCTCACGACCCTCCCGCTGGAACGCGCGCTGCTGGCCGCGTTCGCCGAGCTCGTCCTCGCCCACGGCGCCGGACCGGTCGCCGACATCGGGTGCGGACCAGGACACGTCACGGCGCACATGCGCGCGCTCGGGCCGGAGACGTTCGGCATCGACGTGTCCGGCGAGATGATCGCGTTGGCCCGCCAAGCCCATCCGGGATTGCGGTTCGCCGAGGGATCGATGCTGGAGCTGGACCTCGCCGACGGGTCGCTCGGTGGCGTGCTGGCGTTGTTCTCCACGATCCACCTGCCGCCGCGGCAGCTGCCACTCGCGTTCGCGCAGTTCCACCGGGTGCTTTCGCCGGGCGGTCATCTGCTGCTGGGGTTCCTCGCCGGTGACGATCCGCTGCCGCGGGAGGTCGACCACAAGGTCGCGCCCGCCTACGAGTGGGCGCCCGGCGCGATCGCCGAGCTGGTGCGGCGGAACGGGTTCGCCGAGGTCGGGCGCCTGGAGCGGGAGCCGCACGACGGCGAGCGGTTCCGGTCGGGGCTGCTGCTGGCACGCAGGCGGGCGTGACACAGCTCCACGCGCTGCGCCGATCGGGTGATGTGATCTGCCGGGTCGTGGTGCGCTGAGTGACCGGCGGCGTGTTAGCGTTAGGGCCCGTGGACGGGGGACTTTCCCCCACGATTTTCACGGGAGCCCCGTTGGTGCAGCAGGCACGTACGACCAAGCACGTCTTCGTCACAGGAGGCGTCGCGTCCTCCCTGGGCAAGGGGCTCACCGCCTCCAGCCTCGGCCAGTTGCTCACCTCGCGCGGCCTGCGGGTGACGATGCAGAAGCTCGACCCGTACCTCAACGTGGACCCCGGCACGATGAACCCGTTCCAGCACGGCGAGGTCTTCGTGACCGACGACGGCGCCGAGACGGACCTCGACATCGGCCACTACGAGCGGTTCCTCGCGCGTGACCTCAGCGGCGACGCGAACGTCACCACCGGCCAGGTCTACTCCGAGGTGATCGCCAAGGAGCGGCGCGGCGAGTACCTGGGCGACACGGTCCAGGTCATCCCGCACATCACCGACGAGATCAAGCGCCGGATCCGGGCGATGGCCGAGCCCGGCGCCGACGGCGTGGTGCCCGACGTGGTGATCACCGAGGTCGGTGGCACGGTCGGTGACATCGAGTCGCTGCCCTTCCTGGAGGCCTGCCGCCAGGTCCGCCACGACGTGGGCCGCGACAACGTCTTCTTCCTGCACGTCTCGCTGGTGCCGTACCTGGCGCCGTCCGGTGAGCTCAAGACCAAGCCGACCCAGCACTCCGTGGCGGCGCTGCGCAACATCGGCATCCAGCCCGACGCGATCGTGTGCCGCGCGGACCGCGAGATCCCGGACTCGCTCAAGCGCAAGATCGGCCTGATGTGCGACGTCGACACCGACGCCGTCGTGGCCGCCGTGGACGCGCCGTCGATCTACGACATCCCGAAGGTGCTGCACGCCGAGGGGCTGGACGCCTACGTGGTGCGCCGCCTCGACCTGCCGTTCCGCGACGTCGACTGGACGGTGTGGGGCGACCTGCTGCAGCGCGTGCACAATCCGTCCGAGACGGTGCGGATCGCGCTCGTCGGCAAGTACGTCGACCTGCCGGACGCCTACCTGTCGGTCACCGAGGCCCTGCGCGCGGGCGGGTTCGCCCACCACGCCAAGGTCGAGATCAAGTGGGTGCCGTCGGACGAGTGCCAGACGCCCGAGGGTGCTGCGCGCGCGTTGTCCGGCATGGACGCCGTGCTGATCCCCGGCGGTTTCGGTGTGCGCGGCATCGAGGGCAAGATCGGTGCGCTCAAGTACACCCGCACCCGCGGTGTGCCGACGCTGGGCCTGTGCCTCGGCCTGCAGTGCATGGTGATCGAGGCCGCGCGCAACCTCGCGGGCATCGAGGACGCGAACTCCAGCGAGTTCGAAGAGGGCGGCACGCCGGTCATCTCCACGATGGCCGACCAGCAGGACGTCGTGTCCGGCCAGCGCGACATGGGCGGCACGATGCGCCTGGGCGCGTACGTCGCGAAGCTGGCGCCGGGTTCCGTGGTCGCGTCCGCGTACGGGACGACCGAGGTCTCCGAACGGCACCGGCACCGGTACGAGGTCAACAACGCCTACCGCGGCAAGCTCGCCGACGCCGGCCTGGTGTTCTCCGGCCTCTCGCCGGACGGCCGCCTGGTCGAGTTCGTCGAGCTGCCCGCCGACGTGCACCCGTTCTACGCGGCCACGCAGGCGCACCCGGAGCTCAAGTCCCGTCCCACGAAGCCGCACCCGCTGTTCGCGGCGTTCGTGAAGGCCGCGATCGACTACCGCGTGGCCGACCGCCTCCCGCTGACCGCGGGGGCGGCGAAGTGACGCGTCACGACTTCCGGACCGTCGCCAGCGAGGACCTGCACGTCGGCCGCATCCTGGCGCTGCGCGTCGACGAGGTCGAGATGCCCGGCGGCGGCACCGCCAA from Lentzea guizhouensis harbors:
- a CDS encoding copper transporter translates to MITLRYHIVSITAVFLALAVGVVLGSTAISGRLLSGLSDEKNSLAQQVSDLQNDRNALDAKLTEADKFAASVGPLAVKDRLKDRTVVLVTTSDARPADRDALSGLLKSAGAGVTGEIQLTDAFADPSRGDQLRELVARLQPAGSQLPTAADPGTRAGGLFGALLLLNPTTNQPQATAEESASALAGLSNAGFVKATSGLKPAQLAVVLTGGAAIGDSAADRASTIARFATQLDRSGAGVVLAGSTGSANGTGAIGVVRADTNATSVLSSVDNSDTSAGQVVVVLALNEQLEGRSGRYGVAGNAEASSPGTAS
- a CDS encoding class I SAM-dependent methyltransferase, with the protein product MTGTGAAYDAVASLYAELFSDVLTTLPLERALLAAFAELVLAHGAGPVADIGCGPGHVTAHMRALGPETFGIDVSGEMIALARQAHPGLRFAEGSMLELDLADGSLGGVLALFSTIHLPPRQLPLAFAQFHRVLSPGGHLLLGFLAGDDPLPREVDHKVAPAYEWAPGAIAELVRRNGFAEVGRLEREPHDGERFRSGLLLARRRA
- a CDS encoding CTP synthase, with protein sequence MQQARTTKHVFVTGGVASSLGKGLTASSLGQLLTSRGLRVTMQKLDPYLNVDPGTMNPFQHGEVFVTDDGAETDLDIGHYERFLARDLSGDANVTTGQVYSEVIAKERRGEYLGDTVQVIPHITDEIKRRIRAMAEPGADGVVPDVVITEVGGTVGDIESLPFLEACRQVRHDVGRDNVFFLHVSLVPYLAPSGELKTKPTQHSVAALRNIGIQPDAIVCRADREIPDSLKRKIGLMCDVDTDAVVAAVDAPSIYDIPKVLHAEGLDAYVVRRLDLPFRDVDWTVWGDLLQRVHNPSETVRIALVGKYVDLPDAYLSVTEALRAGGFAHHAKVEIKWVPSDECQTPEGAARALSGMDAVLIPGGFGVRGIEGKIGALKYTRTRGVPTLGLCLGLQCMVIEAARNLAGIEDANSSEFEEGGTPVISTMADQQDVVSGQRDMGGTMRLGAYVAKLAPGSVVASAYGTTEVSERHRHRYEVNNAYRGKLADAGLVFSGLSPDGRLVEFVELPADVHPFYAATQAHPELKSRPTKPHPLFAAFVKAAIDYRVADRLPLTAGAAK
- the steA gene encoding putative cytokinetic ring protein SteA produces the protein MKLSGLLNRTNHELPGVTGVARVDRRVSDLVRRVSPGDVAVFDLVDLDRRTAEALVAAEVVGVVNASPSISGRFPNLGPELLIEAGIPLIDNVGATALREIREGAKIRLHEGVVYAGERELAQGIEQNAESIADAMIEAKAGMSAQLEAFSANTIEFLRRERALVLDGVGVPEVYVPMRDRQVLVVAGGPSHAEELRKLKKYIREYRPVLIGVDTGADTLLDAGLKPDIVVGDPDGIGTASLRAATEVVVPAQTDGHAPGLQRIQDLGIGAVTFPASGNAEDLALLLAEAHGASLVVTVGLRATLREFLDRGHSGSNPSTFLTRLKLGSKLVDGEAVATLHRSRVSLGVIVLLVAAAIAAMAAALAVSGVGHVYVDIVVDGWQSVVNWFKGIFS